The following coding sequences lie in one Melopsittacus undulatus isolate bMelUnd1 chromosome 9, bMelUnd1.mat.Z, whole genome shotgun sequence genomic window:
- the CYP11A1 gene encoding cholesterol side-chain cleavage enzyme, mitochondrial — protein sequence MARKFQQFGPIYREKLGVYESVNIITPQDAATLFQAEGTLPERFSVPPWVAYRDYRNKPYGVLLKTGEAWRSDRLMLNKEVLSPQVVEGFVPLLSQVGDDFIRRARAQVGKSGREYWTADFTHELFRFALESVCHVLYGERLGLLQDFVDPEAQRFIDAVALMFHTTSPMLYLPPALLRHLNAKTWRDHVWAWDAIFSQADKCIHNVYRDLRLQRKSTTEYMGILCSLILQDKLPLDDIKASVTEMMAGGVDTTSMTLQWAMFELARAPAVQEQLRAEVLAAKREAAGDRGKMLKSIRLLKAAIKETLRLHPVAVTLQRYTTQEIILQDYRIPPKTLVQVGLYAMGRDPEVFPKPEQFIPQRWLGADPKHFKGLGFGFGPRQCLGRRIAELEMQIFLMQILENFKIETMRAVEVGTKFDLILIPDKPIYLTLRPLESLL from the exons ATGGCTCGCAAGTTCCAGCAGTTCGGGCCCATTTACAG GGAGAAGCTGGGTGTCTATGAGAGTGTGAACATCATCACCCCCCAGGATGCTGCCACCCTCTTCCAGGCGGAGGGGACGCTGCCGGAGCGCTTCAGCGTGCCCCCATGGGTGGCTTACCGCGACTACCGCAACAAGCCCTATGGTGTGCTCCTCAA GACAGGGGAAGCCTGGCGCTCGGACCGGCTGATGCTCAACAAGGAGGTGCTGTCACCGCAGGTGGTGGAAGGGTTCGTGCCTCTGCTGAGCCAGGTGGGAGATGACTTCATCCGACGGGCACGAGCCCAGGTTGGGAAGAGCGGTCGGGAATACTGGACAGCAGACTTTACCCATGAGCTCTTCCGCTTCGCCCTGGAGT CTGTGTGCCACGTGCTGTACGGGGAGcgcctggggctgctgcaggactTCGTGGACCCCGAGGCTCAGCGCTTCATCGACGCCGTGGCCCTCATGTTCCACACCACGTCCCCCATGCTCTACCTGCCGCCCGCCCTCCTGCGCCACCTCAATGCCAAGACGTGGAGGGACCACGTGTGGGCCTGGGATGCCATCTTCTCCCAGG CGGACAAATGCATTCACAACGTGTACCGGGACCTGCGCCTGCAGCGCAAGAGCACCACGGAGTACATGGGCATCCTCTGCAGCCTCATCCTGCAGGACAAGCTGCCCCTGGACGACATCAAGGCCAGCGTCACCGAGATGATGGCGGGTGGGGTGGACACG ACCTCCATGACGCTGCAATGGGCCATGTTCGAGCTGGCGCGGGCCCCGGCGGTGCAGGAGCAGCTGCGGGCAGAGGTCCTGGCTGCCAAGCGGGAGGCGGCAGGGGACAGGGGGAAGATGCTCAAGAGCATCCGGCTGCTCAAAGCTGCCATCAAGGAGACGCTCAG GCTGCACCCAGTGGCGGTGACGCTGCAGCGGTACACCACACAGGAGATCATCCTCCAGGACTACCGTATCCCTCCCAAG ACGCTGGTGCAGGTTGGTCTCTACGCCATGGGCCGGGATCCCGAGGTGTTCCCGAAGCCGGAGCAGTTCATCCCGCAGCGCTGGCTGGGGGCTGACCCCAAGCACTTCAAGGGGCTGGGCTTTGGTTTCGGCCCCCGGCAGTGCCTGGGGCGCCGGATTGCGGAGCTGGAGATGCAGATCTTCCTCATGCAG ATCCTGGAGAACTTCAAGATCGAGACCATGCGAGCAGTGGAAGTCGGGACTAAGTTTGACCTCATCCTGATCCCGGACAAACCCATCTACTTGACCCTGCGGCCGCTCGAGTCCCtgctgtga